A stretch of Ipomoea triloba cultivar NCNSP0323 chromosome 13, ASM357664v1 DNA encodes these proteins:
- the LOC116003056 gene encoding early nodulin-93-like codes for MAAKNVSLASLDQKLAMAKRCSREGVVAGAKAAVAATIATAIPTVASVRMLPWARANLNPTAQALIVSTAAGMAYFIVADKTVLATARRNSFNTTIDA; via the exons ATGGCGGCCAAGAATGTCAGTTTGGCTTCTCTGGACCAAAAGTTGGCCATGGCCAAGCGTTGCTCTCgtg AGGGTGTAGTTGCTGGAGCTAAAGCAGCTGTGGCTGCAACCATTGCAACAGCCATTCCCACA GTGGCTAGTGTGAGAATGTTGCCATGGGCAAGAGCAAACTTAAACCCAACAGCACAGGCACTGATAGTCTCAACGGCCGCCGGGATGGCTTACTTCATTGTGGCCGACAAGACTGTTCTTGCCACTGCTCGCCGCAACTCCTTTAACACTACTATTGATGCCTGA
- the LOC116001620 gene encoding early nodulin-93-like codes for MAGKNVSLASLDQRLAMAKRCSHEGVVAGAKAAVAATIATAIPTLASVRMLPWARANLNPTAQALIVSTAAGMAYFIVADKTVLATARRNSFKNGSVSANIEA; via the exons ATGGCGGGCAAGAATGTGAGTTTGGCTTCTTTGGACCAGAGGTTGGCCATGGCCAAACGTTGCTCTCATG AGGGTGTAGTTGCAGGAGCTAAAGCAGCTGTGGCTGCCACCATTGCAACAGCTATTCCAACA TTGGCTAGTGTGAGAATGCTGCCATGGGCAAGAGCCAATTTAAACCCAACAGCACAGGCACTGATAGTCTCAACAGCCGCTGGGATGGCTTACTTCATTGTGGCTGACAAGACTGTTCTTGCTACGGCACGCCGGAACTCCTTCAAGAATGGCTCAGTCTCCGCCAACATTGAAGCCTGA
- the LOC116001619 gene encoding pentatricopeptide repeat-containing protein At1g08070, chloroplastic, translating to MAMSSSCPVTASPMHFLPDSNPPYNLLHTHQSLSLLSKCRTIENLRQIHSQIIKCGLHHSPFALSKLVQFCAISPYGDISYALSIFDTIENPNVVVYNMMIRGYSLSSSPGLALEFYRRMLFSGNRPNSYTFPFVFKSCARMAMGRVGKQVHGHVLKVGLESDVYVHASLVNMYAQTGELSCARLVLDKSSYRDAVSFTSLICGYVLRGFLDDARKLFDEIPVRDVVCWNAMISGYAQVGRYKEALALFEEMKRENVTPDVSTLLSLLSACAHLGELGFGIWVHSWIEDHGLSSNLRLINGLIDMYAKCGDLDSAKRLFESMGERDLISWNVMIGGYTLKGKYKEGLSVFRQMQRSRVEPNDVTFLSILPACAHLGALDLGKWIHAYIDRHQDDFKNASLWTSLINMYAKCGNVEAAEQVFNGMETKTLASYNVMISGLAMHGDAYKALEVFAEMKEKGFEPDNITFVSVLSACSHAGMVDLGRQYFNSMIQDYNFAPKLQHYGCMIDLLGRAGLLDEAMALVQSMDVEPDGAIWGSLLGACRIHGKVELGEFAAKNLFELERDNPGGYVLLSNIYARAGRWDDVGRIRTFLHNKGLKKVPGCTSIEVDSIVHEFLASDRTHPESEKIYGMLEEVDKLLEMAGHVPDTSQVHRDVDEEWKEGVLSQHSEKLAISFGLVSTKPGTTLRIFKNLRVCSNCHSATKLISKIFNREIIARDRSRFHHFKDGSCSCKDYW from the coding sequence ATGGCGATGTCTTCTTCCTGTCCAGTGACAGCTTCACCCATGCACTTCCTCCCGGACTCCAATCCACCCTACAATCTCCTCCACACCCACCAATCTCTATCCCTTCTCTCCAAATGCAGAACCATCGAAAATCTCCGGCAAATACACTCCCAAATCATCAAATGCGGCTTGCATCACTCCCCTTTCGCGCTTAGCAAGCTAGTCCAATTTTGCGCCATTTCCCCCTACGGTGACATCTCCTATGCGCTATCCATCTTTGACACCATCGAAAACCCAAATGTTGTTGTATATAACATGATGATTCGCGGATACTCGTTGAGTTCGAGCCCGGGATTGGCTCTTGAGTTTTACAGAAGAATGCTTTTCTCGGGGAATCGTCCGAATTCTTATACGTTTCCGTTTGTTTTTAAATCCTGCGCGAGAATGGCGATGGGTCGGGTTGGGAAACAGGTTCATGGGCATGTTTTGAAGGTTGGGCTTGAGAGTGATGTTTATGTACATGCTTCTTTGGTTAACATGTACGCGCAAACTGGTGAACTGAGTTGTGCACGGTTGGTGTTGGATAAAAGTTCTTATAGGGATGCGGTGTCTTTTACGTCGTTGATATGTGGGTATGTTTTGAGGGGGTTCTTGGATGATGCCCGTAAgctgtttgatgaaattcctgtTAGAGATGTGGTTTGCTGGAATGCTATGATTTCCGGGTATGCTCAAGTGGGTCGGTATAAAGAGGCACTGGCTTTGTTTGAAGAGATGAAGAGAGAAAATGTGACTCCTGATGTGAGCACACTGCTGAGTCTTCTCTCTGCTTGTGCCCATTTGGGTGAACTGGGATTTGGCATTTGGGTCCattcttggattgaagatcaTGGCCTTAGTTCAAATCTTCGGCTTATTAACGGGCTTATAGACATGTATGCAAAATGTGGTGATTTAGATTCAGCAAAAAGGTTGTTTGAGAGTATGGGGGAGAGGGATCTCATCTCCTGGAATGTTATGATTGGAGGTTACACACTTAAGGGCAAGTACAAAGAAGGCTTATCTGTTTTTCGCCAAATGCAGCGGTCTAGGGTAGAGCCTAATGATGTAACTTTCTTAAGCATTCTTCCAGCTTGTGCACATTTGGGTGCACTGGATCTTGGCAAATGGATACATGCTTATATTGACAGGCATCAAGATGACTTTAAGAATGCCTCTCTGTGGACAAGTCTTATTAATATGTATGCCAAATGTGGGAATGTAGAAGCTGCAGAACAAGTTTTCAATGGAATGGAGACAAAAACGTTGGCTTCTTATAACGTGATGATATCCGGGCTAGCCATGCATGGAGATGCGTATAAAGCGCTGGAGGTTTTTGCAGAAATGAAAGAGAAAGGATTCGAGCCAGACAACATAACATTTGTCAGTGTTTTATCAGCTTGCAGCCATGCTGGTATGGTTGATCTTGGGCGACAGTATTTCAATTCCATGATCCAAGATTACAATTTTGCGCCAAAGTTGCAACACTATGGGTGCATGATAGACCTTTTAGGTCGCGCTGGACTGTTGGATGAAGCCATGGCCCTCGTACAAAGCATGGATGTCGAGCCAGATGGTGCTATATGGGGTTCTTTGCTTGGTGCCTGCAGAATTCATGGAAAAGTTGAATTGGGTGAATTTGCTGCTAAGAACCTTTTTGAACTGGAACGCGATAATCCCGGAGGGTATGTGCTGTTATCAAACATCTATGCAAGAGCTGGTAGATGGGATGATGTAGGTAGAATAAGAACCTTTCTCCACAACAAGGGATTGAAGAAAGTCCCGGGCTGCACCTCCATTGAGGTGGATAGCATAGTTCACGAGTTCCTTGCCAGTGACAGAACACATCCAGAGAGCGAGAAAATATATGGGATGCTCGAAGAAGTGGACAAGCTTTTGGAGATGGCAGGACATGTTCCTGATACATCTCAAGTACATCGAGATGTAGACGAAGAGTGGAAAGAAGGGGTGTTGAGCCAACACAGCGAGAAGTTGGCCATTTCTTTCGGGTTGGTTAGTACAAAGCCCGGGACAACTCTCAGGATTTTCAAGAACCTGAGGGTGTGCAGCAACTGCCATTCAGCTACAAAGCTGATATCCAAGATCTTCAACAGGGAAATCATTGCCAGAGATCGGAGTCGGTTTCACCATTTCAAGGATGGCTCTTGTTCATGTAAGGACTACTGGTGA